A region of Esox lucius isolate fEsoLuc1 chromosome 3, fEsoLuc1.pri, whole genome shotgun sequence DNA encodes the following proteins:
- the ankrd12 gene encoding ankyrin repeat domain-containing protein 12 isoform X4 encodes MAKPGTDRDGGMVDKQPGKKPTNIKQAGRKSKDKMSPFPKTPKLDRAEQLGGKEGKTPKSSMKRKLSFTVSPPRNEERDSDTDESDPGQSTESCGVGRVLSPYRMYSADKDGPDKKKAKKESGGSKKAPVNLLFGYPLSERKQMALLMQMTARDNSPESTPSHPSQAPPVQKKPPSSSASKARDKVNKRNERGETPLHMAAIRGDAKQVKELISLGADVNVKDFAGWTPLHEACNLGYYDVAKVLIAAGAEVNTQGLDDDTPLHDASSSGHKDIVKLLLRHGGNAFQANKRGERPVDVADSQELEIMLKGEVALSDPEDSSSGMVSVRESEDPPSVNPSSVDVDDDNMDDSDVEKDSDGKQSTVKASSSMSGLDEYEFKDEEEEEDLSKALNDRHILRRELRQREKEEKERNHFVALQSGKVDCSGPVHSSKSKKTKTSSRVLYCTSDSSSDEMEMPLERKSSPTCSHGSEGNKLDSTRTKRENLGLTTTEQKDKASKVKRKNKSQNKENQKENSKALVFSVATVSMSDTDKNSRGLCGDEDSFKMSFSPKDDSSVHLFHLSATVKSPKLNHGLADKLPSSTPLKQENAKMTCVSIAEGPCPPDGVKYNHYNPESEYCTESSSSKGCKHKEKSKHHQKDVAVDAGDDCGSSPYNKDGNVANSLDGSEGVLRRTDKDGKVVKKHKLKHKEKDKHRKEYEAARERNRPRQKDGGRNLEFDREFWKENFFHDDEPLAPGKTERETEREDGGSPQKISTSDGSPVKEERGTREKHPTSNSTMEKRQREEREKEKDKVLKKERKETSAVCKEERGVKDGKLSEREERIEGLSSVWVPVSEETLYNTTGLKDEPEDKPVTGTTVDKDLLEASEKSQRDKTDRRPSLKEREVEKTDKKHPDKERRVKIEHPERSENSMDRWKEKEKVRMASSSAHSSPAEKNHRESEKLRALSVAKKHEETKDKKSKDKLDKKGDRERQEYMDKDRTSSDKKGKPPSEKSVDHSKSDRSKEKDKDCDKKKKDKSKDSSSSSSSSSNLKLLLGYVTESGKTTSAKLKEDLPKTPEKERDRRDRDSRDSDRHKDKERHKNDKDRSKETSKGSKTKPNDTENERENRSKAKASPATREEKRPKEKRLVNDDLMQTSFERMLSLKDQEIEQWHRKHLEKIKQKERERMKQRPSSTTTDPGKLKSKEKGKIMSLSSVEPCLSKELLRSKSSESSSDAHSRDKDKSLKDSASSRTMSLDGKTLSTLSGKLMAGMENSLSRSPRPDSERSGLISRSVSMVSVASSEDSCQASTLTPRPTEYDSDMTLEVSQDSQPPFLQSSLLSQCRSPASHDRDYNSLPDTAAQGNRTPLQGRHASPYLRAILDEDANSATASEGKHTEALSKASVLPVTQSCEENSLVQPPSETCADPEEGQSQSGPILMLPNLTVARTDGDLNTVDAEQSSAPGVSLPTQVHNSRDPNLKDSLTPQPASGSESSDTQLVTPEHIEASSHPDPLLLRDVQCIPVGMLNAETESTKDLSSVDVPLVSLTSLSSQLLFSNTKTSSSLSNNQPWEALPNTITENAKQTDPALDPEDKSSVENAAICAENRAAVESLESVLGASRTEWMDNPEASTSVHPPPSSEESLLTASKTTDSQENSDVDLSSQEYKKSRFSSDNSVCSDPPLDKSEHTSQTPSSTVSSCPSPDLHSGETDAPDRNKGRGSEVNIQVSRFLSSSTEGSSVATDTKPEVKAEPCHEPMEVASTSEEKPGGPTLSASGADQNPNPSAPANLQPLVSQADQSGSSGSYSSSGASGSSSPQSGDRDSDSSGAKAKVRSLTMEEDQDYQQTHPRKRKMPRISTSNQAGGSTPQGKEKPPQSLAAIVDSLKLEEIQPYQTERANPYYEFLHIRKKIEERRKVLLSVIPQPPQYYDEYVTFNGSYLLDGNPLSKLCIPTITPPPSLPEQLKEMFKQQEVVRMKLRLQHSIEREKLIVSNEQEVLRVHYRAARTLANQTLPFSACTVLLDAEVYNMPPDAQGDQDGKTSVRDRFNARQFMSWLQDVDDKFDKLKTCLLMRQQHEAAALNAVQRLHWQLKLQELDPAMYKSTSIFEISEFYIPLVEVNDDFDLTPI; translated from the exons ATGAGTCAGACCCAGGTCAGTCCACTGAGTCCTGTGGCGTGGGGAGGGTTTTGTCCCCCTACAGGATGTACTCAGCAG ATAAAGATGGCCCTGATAAGAAGAAAGCCAAAAAGGAGTCTGGTGGAAGTAAAAAGGCTCCGGTCAATCTCCTGTTTGGCTACCCGCTGTCCGAACGCAAACAGATGGCCCTTCTGATGCAGATGACCGCAAGGGACAACAGCCCAG AGTCGACCCCCAGCCACCCATCCCAGGCCCCCCCTGTGCAGAAGAAGCCCCCCAGTAGCTCGGCCTCCAAAGCGAGGGACAAGGTGAACAAGAGGAATGAGCGCGGCGAGACGCCCCTACACATGGCTGCCATACGGGGGGACGCCAAGCAGGTCAAGGAACTCATCAGCCTGGGAGCCGACGTCAACGTCAAAGACTTTGCAG GTTGGACCCCGCTTCACGAGGCCTGTAACCTTGGTTACTACGACGTTGCGAAGGTTCTCATCGCGGCCGGAGCTGAGGTGAACACGCAGGGCCTGGACGATGACACGCCCCTTCACGACGCTTCCAGCAGTGGACACAAAGAC ATTGTGAAGCTGTTGCTCCGGCACGGCGGTAATGCGTTCCAGGCCAACAAGCGAGGTGAGCGGCCCGTGGACGTAGCCGATTCCCAGGAGCTGGAGATCATGCTGAAGGGGGAGGTGGCCCTCTCAGACCCCGAGGACAGCTCCTCAGGTATGGTGTCCGTTAGAG AGTCTGAAGATCCTCCATCAGTGAACCCCTCTAGTGTGGATGTGGATGATGACAACATGGATGACTCCGATGTGGAAAAGGACTCCGATGGCAAACAGAGCACTGTGAAGGCCTCGTCCTCCATGTCTGGACTGGATGAGTATGAGTTcaaagacgaggaggaggaagaggacctGAGTAAAGCCCTAAACGACCGACACATCCTCAGGAGAGAGCtgaggcagagggagaaggaggagaaggagaggaaccATTTTGTGGCTTTGCAGAGTGGTAAAGTAGACTGTAGTGGGCCGGTTCATTCTTCCAAGTCTAAGAAGACCAAGACCTCCTCCCGGGTCCTCTACTGTACCTCAGACAGTTCCAGTGATGAGATGGAAATGCCGTTGGAGAGAAAGAGCTCCCCGACCTGCTCTCACGGCTCAGAGGGAAACAAGTTGGACTCTACCAGGACTAAGAGAGAGAACCTGGGCCTGACTACAACTGAGCAGAAAGACAAGGCTAGTAAAGTcaagaggaagaacaagagccAGAACAAAGAGAACCAGAAGGAAAACAGTAAAGCTCTGGTATTCTCAGTAGCCACTGTGTCCATGTCAGACACGGACAAGAACAGTCGAGGACTCTGTGGAGACGAGGACTCCTTCAAGATGTCCTTCAGTCCCAAGGACGACTCATCTGTCCACCTCTTCCACCTGTCTGCCACTGTCAAATCCCCAAAGCTCAACCACGGCCTGGCTGACAAGCTACCGTCCTCCACGCCACTCAAACAGGAGAACGCCAAGATGACCTGCGTCTCAATTGCGGAGGGCCCCTGTCCACCAGACGGGGTCAAATACAACCACTACAACCCGGAGTCCGAGTACTGCACGGAGAGCTCCAGCAGTAAGGGCTGCAAGCACAAGGAGAAAAGCAAGCATCACCAGAAGGACGTCGCCGTGGACGCCGGCGACGACTGTGGTTCCAGTCCTTACAACAAAGACGGCAATGTGGCCAATAGCCTCGATGGCTCTGAGGGCGTTTTACGGAGGACTGACAAAGACGGCAAGGTGGTCAAGAAGCATAAGCTGAAGCACAAGGAGAAGGACAAGCACAGGAAGGAGTATGAGGCCGCGAGGGAGAGGAACCGTCCGCGGCAAAAAGATGGCGGCAGGAACCTGGAGTTTGACCGGGAGTTCTGGAAGGAGAACTTCTTCCATGATGACGAGCCTCTGGCTCCAGGGAAAACGGAGCGGGAGACCGAGAGGGAGGACGGCGGATCTCCTCAGAAGATCTCGACGTCGGATGGGTCTCCTGTGAAGGAAGAGCGAGGGACAAGAGAAAAACACCCCACTAGCAACAGCACCATGGAGAAGAGGCAGCGAGAGGAGCGcgagaaggagaaagacaagGTGTTgaagaaggagaggaaggagaccTCTGCCGTCtgtaaagaggagagaggagtaaaGGATGGGAAGCTCAGTGAACGTGAGGAGAGGATTGAGGGCCTCAGTTCCGTATGGGTTCCAGTTTCTGAGGAGACACTGTATAACACCACAGGTCTGAAAGATGAACCGGAAGACAAACCAGTTACTGGGACCACTGTTGACAAAGACCTCCTAGAGGCCTCAGAGAAAAGTCAGCGGGACAAAACGGACCGTAGGCCTTCTTTAAAAGAACGGGAGGTTGAGAAGACGGACAAAAAGCATCCAGACAAGGAGAGAAGGGTGAAAATCGAGCATCCTGAAAGATCTGAGAATTCCATGGATCgctggaaagagaaagaaaaggtgaGGATGGCTTCAAGTTCTGCCCATTCATCCCCTGCGGAGAAGAATCATAGGGAGAGTGAGAAGCTCAGAGCCTTGTCTGTGGCAAAAAAACATGAGGAAACCAAGGACAAGAAGAGCAAAGATAAGCTTGACAAGAAGGGTGACCGGGAGAGGCAGGAGTACATGGACAAAGACAGGACGAGCTCTGATAAGAAAGGAAAACCTCCTTCAGAGAAATCTGTGGATCACAGTAAATCGGATCGttcaaaagaaaaagacaaagattgcgataaaaagaaaaaggataAATCTAAAGACagctcctcctcatcttcctccagCTCTAACCTGAAGCTCCTATTGGGCTATGTGACTGAAAGTGGCAAGACCACCTCGGCCAAACTAAAAGAGGACCTCCCTAAGACGCCAGAGAAAGAACGGGATCGGAGAGACCGAGACTCCAGGGATTCTGACCGGCATAAGGACAAAGAGCGTCACAAGAATGACAAGGACCGTTCCAAGGAGACTAGCAAGGGTAGCAAGACCAAACCCAATGAtacagagaatgaaagagagaacagaTCAAAAGCTAAAGCCTCTCCTGCCACCCGGGAAGAGAAGAGGCCCAAAGAAAAACGTCTAGTCAACGACGACCTGATGCAGACCAGCTTTGAACGCATGCTGAGCCTAAAGGACCAGGAGATTGAACAGTGGCATCGGAAACATCTAGAGAAAATCaaacagaaggagagggagaggatgaaaCAACGGCCCTCATCTACGACAACTGACCCCGGGAAGCtcaaaagcaaagaaaaaggtaAAATAATGTCTTTGTCTTCTGTGGAACCATGCTTGAGCAAAGAACTGCTTCGATCCAAGAGCTCTGAAAGTTCCTCTGATGCTCACAGCCGGGACAAAGACAAATCACTGAAGGACAGTGCCAGCTCCAGGACCATGTCCCTGGATGGAAAGACTCTCTCAACCCTCAGCGGGAAACTGATGGCTGGGATGGAGAACAGCTTGAGCAGATCTCCAAGACCGGATAGTGAGCGGTCAGGCCTGATATCCAGATCTGTGTCAATGGTCTCTGTAGCCAGCTCCGAGGACTCTTGTCAAGCTAGCACACTCACACCAAGACCAACAGAGTATGACTCGGACATGACTCTGGAAGTCTCCCAGGACTCTCAGCCGCCTTTCCTCCAGTCTTCCCTCCTCTCACAGTGTAGATCTCCAGCCAGTCACGACAGAGACTACAACAGTCTTCCGGACACGGCAGCACAAGGTAACCGGACCCCGCTGCAGGGCAGACATGCTTCCCCGTACCTTAGGGCTATTCTGGACGAGGATGCAAACTCTGCAACAGCATCAGAGGGTAAACATACTGAAGCGTTGTCCAAGGCCAGTGTGTTGCCTGTTACTCAATCCTGTGAGGAGAATTCACTTGTTCAGCCTCCTTCAGAAACCTGTGCAGATCCGGAGGAGGGCCAAAGTCAAAGTGGTCCTATTCTGATGCTTCCGAATCTCACTGTTGCAAGAACAGATGGCGATCTCAACACCGTTGATGCTGAACAGAGCTCGGCTCCAGGCGTTTCTCTCCCaacacaagtgcacaacagcaGAGATCCTAACCTTAAGGACTCTTTAACACCTCAGCCGGCAAGTGGCTCAGAGTCCAGCGATACACAGCTTGTCACACCAGAACACATAGAGGCATCCTCCCACCCAGACCCTCTGTTACTACGGGACGTTCAGTGTATTCCTGTAGGGATGTTGAATGCTGAAACGGAATCTACCAAGGACCTGTCCTCTGTGGACGTTCCTCTGGTGTCAttaacctctctctcctctcaacTACTATTCTCCAACACCAAAACATCCTCATCGCTGTCGAATAACCAGCCATGGGAAGCTCTTCCAAACACCATTACGGAAAACGCAAAGCAGACAGATCCAGCTCTTGACCCTGAAGATAAATCTTCAGTTGAGAATGCAGCGATCTGTGCTGAAAACCGGGCAGCAGTAGAGAGTCTAGAGAGCGTGTTAGGAGCATCTAGAACAGAATGGATGGATAACCCAGAAGCCTCAACTAGTGTCCACCCACCACCTAGTTCAGAGGAGTCCTTGCTGACTGCCAGCAAAACCACTGACTCTCAAGAGAACTCGGACGTTGACCTGAGCAGCCAAGAATACAAGAAGTCCAGGTTCTCCAGTGACAATTCAGTTTGCAGTGATCCTCCGTTGGACAAAAGCGAACATACCAGCCAGACTCCATCATCCACTGTCTCGAGCTGCCCCAGCCCTGATCTCCATTCAGGGGAAACTGATGCTCCTGACCGAAACAAGGGCAGAGGTAGTGAGGTGAACATCCAGGTCTCTCGGTTTTTGTCGTCTTCCACAGAAGGCAGCAGTGTGGCCACAGATACAAAACCTGAGGTAAAAGCTGAGCCTTGTCACGAGCCAATGGAAGTGGCTTCTACCTCTGAAGAGAAACCGGGAGGCCCGACCCTCTCTGCATCCGGAGCAGACCAGAACCCAAACCCGAGTGCGCCAGCAAACCTCCAGCCATTGGTGTCCCAGGCTGACCAGAGCGGTAGTAGTGGTAGCTACAGCAGCAGTGGAGCCTCCGGGAGCTCCTCTCCCCAGTCTGGAGACCGGGACTCTGACTCGTCCGGGGCCAAGGCTAAGGTCCGCTCCCTGACCATGGAGGAGGACCAGGATTACCAACAGACCCACCCCAGGAAGAGAAAGATGCCCAGGATTTCCACCTCTAATCAGGCAGGAGGAAGCACACCACAG GGCAAGGAGAAGCCGCCGCAGTCCCTGGCGGCCATCGTTGACTCTCTGAAGCTGGAGGAGATCCAGCCGTACCAGACAGAGAGGGCCAACCCGTACTACGAGTTCCTGCACATCCGCAAGAAGATCGAGGAGAGGCGCAAAGTGTTGCTGAGCGTGATCCCCCAGCCTCCACAGTATTACGATGAATATGTAACGTTCAACGGCTCCTACCTGCTGGACGGGAACCCGCTCAGCAAGCTCTGCATTCCAACG ATTACACCCCCTCCGTCTCTTCCTGAACAACTGAAGGAGATGTTCAAACAGCAGGAGGTGGTCCGTATGAAGCTACGCTTGCAGCACAGTATTGAGCGG GAGAAGTTGATCGTGTCTAACGAGCAGGAGGTGCTGCGAGTCCATTACCGGGCTGCCAGGACACTAGCCAATCAGACGCTCCCCTTCAGTGCGTGCACGGTGCTGTTGGACGCTGAGGTGTACAACATGCCTCCGGATGCCCAG GGCGACCAGGATGGCAAGACGTCCGTGAGGGATCGTTTCAATGCCCGGCAGTTCATGTCATGGTTGCAGGATGTGGACGATAAATTTGATAAACTCAAG ACGTGTCTTCTCATGCGCCAGCAGCACGAGGCAGCGGCCCTTAACGCTGTGCAGCGTCTCCATTGGCAGTTGAAGCTGCAGGAGCTGGACCCAGCCATGTACAAGTCCACCTCCATCTTCGAGATCTCCGAGTTCTACATCCCGCTGGTGGAGGTCAATGACGACTTCGACCTTACGCCCATATGA